One window of the Planktothrix sp. FACHB-1365 genome contains the following:
- a CDS encoding S-layer protein, producing MKPYYLPLISITLLTIIGLFTPLKAEEKPLNISQDFEQISAPTREEIINACIQNQADRLPNPYIDVEPTHWAYKAVLSLYYCGAFRQATPELLLRREIGNQDTNLTPNSLPTSR from the coding sequence ATGAAACCTTATTATTTACCCTTAATTTCGATAACTCTATTAACAATCATTGGTTTATTCACTCCCCTTAAAGCCGAAGAAAAACCTCTAAATATATCCCAAGATTTTGAGCAAATATCAGCACCAACACGGGAAGAAATTATTAATGCTTGTATTCAAAATCAAGCTGATCGTTTACCGAATCCTTATATTGATGTTGAACCAACTCACTGGGCTTATAAAGCCGTTTTAAGTTTATATTATTGTGGAGCATTTCGTCAAGCTACACCGGAACTTTTACTGCGACGAGAAATCGGAAATCAAGACACTAACCTAACACCCAATTCTCTCCCCACTTCCAGGTAG
- the clpS gene encoding ATP-dependent Clp protease adapter ClpS: protein MSVETVQKSETVRKLAPRYRVLLHNDDFNSMEYVVQVLMKTVPSLTQPQAVSIMMEAHTNGLALVITCAQEHAEFYCETLKTHGLISTIEPDE, encoded by the coding sequence GTGTCTGTCGAGACCGTACAAAAAAGTGAGACTGTTCGTAAACTAGCACCCCGTTATCGGGTTTTGCTGCATAATGATGATTTTAATTCGATGGAGTATGTCGTCCAGGTGTTGATGAAAACTGTTCCAAGTTTGACTCAACCCCAGGCGGTGAGTATTATGATGGAAGCTCATACCAATGGCCTAGCGTTGGTGATTACTTGCGCTCAAGAACACGCAGAATTTTACTGTGAAACCTTAAAAACTCATGGACTCATCAGCACGATTGAACCCGATGAATAA
- a CDS encoding anion transporter has product MKFITGIQYLVLALTYLGLALGKIPGLRMNRATISLVGSAFLITLGILTLEEAWQAIDANTVIFLLSMMVVNANLAYSGFFQLFLNRLIRITHTPFGLLVVLTLSCGWLSALFLNDTIALVFTPLILSLTQTLSLNPIPYLLALGAATNIGSVATINGNPQNILIGSFSQIPFLEFAQILTPVAILGLMVQIALLWLFYPDVRSLKPLVIPPRIRVKMVRPLLIKTVVITSGLFVAFIAGYPLGISALTAVALLLMTRRIKPEKILKQVDWDLLVMFSGLFILTAATERLNLLQIFTPFAETTAGLLGVTVILSNLISNVPAVLMMQPLINPQDTKSWLILAAASTLAGNLTLFGSVANLIIVESAAKLRYKITFIDHLKFGVPVTLITLLIAYFWIELTVAL; this is encoded by the coding sequence GTGAAGTTTATTACTGGGATTCAATATTTAGTTTTAGCTTTAACTTATCTAGGATTAGCATTAGGAAAAATACCGGGTCTTCGGATGAACCGCGCGACAATTTCTTTAGTGGGTTCAGCTTTTTTAATTACTTTAGGTATTTTAACTTTAGAAGAAGCTTGGCAAGCCATTGATGCCAATACGGTTATCTTTTTATTAAGTATGATGGTCGTTAATGCTAATTTAGCTTATTCCGGTTTTTTCCAATTATTTCTCAATCGTTTAATTCGGATTACTCATACTCCATTTGGATTATTAGTTGTTTTAACTCTTAGCTGTGGGTGGTTGTCTGCTTTATTTTTAAATGATACAATAGCCTTAGTATTTACCCCTTTAATTTTGAGTTTAACTCAAACTCTAAGCCTGAATCCTATTCCTTATTTACTTGCTTTAGGAGCGGCGACTAATATTGGTTCTGTAGCAACAATTAACGGGAATCCTCAGAATATTTTAATCGGTTCTTTTTCCCAAATTCCCTTTTTAGAATTTGCCCAAATCTTAACTCCCGTTGCGATTTTGGGGTTAATGGTACAAATTGCCTTATTGTGGTTATTTTATCCTGATGTTCGTTCCTTAAAACCGCTTGTGATTCCTCCCCGAATTCGGGTGAAAATGGTTAGACCTTTATTAATCAAAACCGTTGTGATTACCAGTGGATTATTTGTTGCTTTTATAGCGGGATATCCATTAGGAATTTCGGCATTAACGGCCGTCGCTTTATTATTGATGACTCGTCGCATTAAACCCGAAAAAATCTTAAAACAAGTGGATTGGGATTTATTAGTGATGTTTTCGGGTTTATTTATTCTCACCGCCGCCACCGAACGCTTAAATCTGCTACAAATTTTTACACCCTTTGCGGAAACTACCGCCGGACTGTTAGGAGTAACAGTAATTCTTTCTAATTTAATTTCTAATGTTCCGGCGGTGTTAATGATGCAGCCTTTAATTAACCCCCAGGATACGAAATCTTGGTTAATATTAGCAGCAGCATCTACCTTAGCCGGAAATCTAACGTTATTTGGCTCCGTTGCGAATTTAATTATAGTAGAATCTGCGGCTAAATTGCGTTATAAAATTACATTTATAGACCATTTAAAGTTTGGTGTTCCTGTTACTTTAATAACGCTTTTAATCGCCTATTTTTGGATTGAATTAACAGTAGCTTTGTAG
- a CDS encoding pentapeptide repeat-containing protein, translating into MKSNEIVERYLRGERDFRGLDLTAENLIGVTLNQANLSTSRLKDASLARAYLERCFLMDVNLNGAFLYGTNLSFSKLKGSYLIEADLTKANLQGAQLNGVDLTNAKLSGAILLSVNLFRANLTGVNLCGANLNGINLRSANLERANLNWTNLSGARLSGANLKGAQLNNVKLNGAFLNGLQLEGVDFSGLDLNEAKMSGAKLAGANLKGTALHAAQMRFSNLEGANLQEVDLHESILKGGQFVSVNLMKGDLRDADLRNADLSHANLNLADLSGADLTNANLQGAYLWGANLEGTCLKGANLTGASLRNAKLNGADLQDTILCGATLPNGRMY; encoded by the coding sequence ATGAAAAGCAATGAAATTGTTGAACGCTATCTTCGGGGAGAACGAGATTTTAGAGGGTTAGATTTAACGGCGGAAAATTTAATTGGAGTGACCCTCAATCAAGCTAATTTATCTACTTCACGTTTAAAAGATGCTTCCCTAGCGAGAGCTTATTTAGAACGTTGTTTTTTAATGGATGTTAACTTAAATGGAGCGTTTTTATATGGAACAAATTTAAGTTTTTCAAAATTAAAAGGCAGCTATTTAATTGAAGCTGATTTAACCAAAGCTAACTTACAAGGAGCGCAATTAAATGGAGTCGATTTAACCAATGCGAAACTGAGTGGAGCTATCCTATTATCGGTTAATTTATTTCGGGCGAATTTAACAGGGGTCAATTTATGTGGGGCAAATCTTAACGGAATTAACCTGCGGTCTGCTAATTTAGAAAGAGCCAATTTAAACTGGACAAATTTAAGTGGTGCGAGATTAAGTGGGGCTAATTTAAAAGGAGCGCAGTTAAATAATGTTAAACTCAATGGCGCGTTTCTAAATGGCTTGCAATTAGAAGGCGTTGATTTTAGTGGGTTAGACCTGAATGAGGCTAAAATGAGTGGCGCAAAATTGGCGGGTGCTAACTTAAAGGGAACCGCATTACACGCTGCTCAAATGCGATTTTCTAATTTAGAAGGCGCGAATTTACAAGAAGTTGATTTACATGAAAGCATTTTAAAAGGCGGACAATTCGTTTCCGTTAATTTAATGAAAGGCGACTTACGGGATGCTGATTTGAGAAATGCTGATTTGAGTCATGCAAATCTCAATTTAGCTGATTTATCCGGTGCAGACTTAACCAATGCTAATCTTCAAGGCGCTTATTTGTGGGGGGCTAATTTAGAGGGGACTTGTTTAAAAGGGGCAAATTTAACAGGGGCAAGTTTGCGAAATGCTAAACTCAATGGGGCTGATTTACAAGATACCATTTTATGCGGTGCAACCCTGCCAAATGGTCGAATGTATTAA
- a CDS encoding efflux RND transporter periplasmic adaptor subunit: MMNVLSFRFWVSRLAYGSGTLFAVLLLTTPTIVFAHAGHGGHEFEGNMEATPGTGIKVDSQTVQRMGIRVEPVKKEFMDVGIKTTGQIESLPDKKVEITSPTAGKIVQLFVEPGDTVQKGEAIAVLSSPELVSLRVESLQNSATTEAEVKQAEANFILAQENYQRQVNIANAEIEQAQNQLIAAEARYQRDNSIVNRGAVVSVAQENYQRQIKIAEAEIAQAETELAVAQEQYDQDKKLVETGAIPRRTFLESQAHLSQAKADLAKAKSQRDVLAAETNVRQSEIDLPVRDLRESETLLATAKAELVRAKQRREVLEAEAELKRAKAELDAAKSRFNLSQTAYQTRLRQLGTGADQDGTVTITSPISGIVSHRDITLGQSVDDAGLPIMTIQDNTKVLATANIYEKDLKDVQVGQQVQVKVSGLENQVFSGKITKISPTVEGESRVIPVWAELENLEGKLKPGMFAELELITSKTVSPVLSIPANAVVNMNGKNLVYVQNGEDFAPVEVTLGEKFNQKIEVEKGLFEGDQVVVQGALQLYAQSLRGGGKKAEPQAQKPANNSTEFSQLLPYMLLPAGGIIAVGAFWLGRRTQSQKTIYSPSLSFSQFNDLPQEYIGKYCELPSNNHRRL, translated from the coding sequence ATGATGAACGTCTTGAGTTTCCGTTTTTGGGTTTCCCGACTTGCTTATGGGTCAGGAACTCTTTTCGCTGTTTTATTACTCACCACTCCCACTATTGTCTTTGCTCATGCGGGACATGGTGGTCATGAATTTGAAGGGAATATGGAGGCGACCCCTGGGACGGGAATTAAAGTTGATTCTCAAACGGTTCAACGCATGGGAATTCGGGTAGAACCTGTTAAAAAAGAATTCATGGATGTGGGAATTAAAACCACTGGACAAATTGAAAGTTTACCCGATAAAAAAGTAGAAATTACCTCTCCAACGGCGGGTAAGATTGTTCAGTTATTTGTAGAACCAGGGGATACCGTTCAAAAAGGAGAAGCCATTGCGGTTTTATCGAGTCCTGAATTAGTTTCCTTACGAGTAGAATCGCTACAAAATTCAGCCACCACAGAAGCAGAAGTTAAACAAGCAGAAGCTAATTTTATATTAGCACAAGAAAACTATCAACGTCAAGTTAATATTGCTAATGCGGAGATTGAACAAGCGCAGAATCAATTAATCGCAGCCGAGGCGCGTTATCAACGGGATAACTCTATTGTCAATCGAGGTGCAGTTGTTAGCGTTGCTCAAGAAAATTATCAACGTCAAATTAAAATAGCTGAAGCAGAAATAGCCCAAGCTGAAACAGAATTAGCCGTTGCTCAAGAACAATATGATCAAGATAAAAAATTAGTAGAAACTGGAGCAATTCCTCGGCGAACTTTCTTAGAATCTCAAGCTCATTTATCCCAAGCAAAAGCAGATTTAGCAAAAGCCAAAAGTCAGCGCGATGTATTAGCAGCAGAAACTAATGTTAGACAATCAGAAATTGATTTACCTGTTCGAGATTTACGAGAATCGGAAACTTTATTAGCAACAGCTAAAGCGGAATTAGTCAGAGCCAAACAACGGCGAGAAGTCTTAGAAGCAGAAGCTGAATTAAAACGGGCAAAAGCCGAATTAGATGCAGCTAAATCTCGATTTAATTTAAGTCAAACTGCATATCAAACTCGGTTGAGACAGTTAGGAACGGGAGCAGACCAAGATGGAACTGTTACGATTACTTCTCCGATTTCAGGAATTGTTAGTCATCGAGATATTACATTAGGTCAATCGGTAGATGATGCGGGTTTACCGATTATGACGATTCAAGATAATACAAAAGTGTTAGCAACAGCAAATATTTATGAAAAAGACTTAAAAGATGTTCAAGTTGGTCAACAAGTACAAGTGAAAGTATCCGGGTTAGAAAATCAAGTTTTTTCAGGAAAAATTACTAAAATATCTCCAACGGTTGAGGGGGAAAGTCGAGTGATTCCGGTTTGGGCAGAATTAGAGAATTTAGAGGGTAAATTAAAACCGGGAATGTTTGCAGAATTAGAATTAATTACGTCTAAAACTGTAAGTCCAGTATTATCAATTCCCGCAAATGCGGTGGTGAATATGAATGGTAAAAATTTAGTTTATGTTCAAAATGGAGAAGATTTTGCACCCGTTGAAGTGACATTAGGGGAAAAGTTTAATCAAAAAATAGAAGTTGAAAAAGGATTGTTTGAAGGAGATCAAGTTGTCGTTCAAGGAGCGTTACAACTTTATGCTCAATCTCTACGGGGAGGAGGTAAAAAAGCAGAACCCCAAGCCCAAAAACCTGCTAATAATTCAACAGAATTTTCTCAACTTTTACCTTATATGCTTTTACCTGCGGGCGGTATTATTGCGGTTGGTGCATTTTGGTTAGGTCGTCGAACGCAATCTCAAAAAACAATTTATTCTCCTTCCTTATCCTTCTCTCAATTTAACGATTTACCACAAGAATATATTGGAAAATATTGCGAATTACCCAGTAATAATCATCGTCGCTTGTAA
- a CDS encoding efflux RND transporter permease subunit produces MLSTLIRWSIRHRYLVILAAAVIIIWIVRVVSQMPVDVFPAFAPPQVEIQTEAPGLAPEEVESLVTLPIESAINGTPGVTTVRSASAVGLSVVKVIFNWNTDIFQARQLVTERLQQAQEKLPDGVESPQLSPISSPISTVVQYALTLTDDQKYTDSINSPQSDNKSSSKINLMEVRRLVDWQITNRLLAVSGVSQVVVYGGDIRQYQVLVDPAKLKAYDVSLQAITEATEQANTNAPGGFLTNPDQEFLIRGVGRITSIEDLKESVITSRNGIPIRLKDVAEVRLGAALKRGDGWLNGKPAVVILINKQPQADTPTVTRNIEVAMAEVQAGLPEGIEIHNTFRQEDFIEASIENVREALIEGSIIVALILIPFLMNWRALVVSLTALPLSLLLGLLGLNFLGQGLNTMTLGGLAVAIGNAVDDAIVDAENVYCCLRENRLSPHPRPALEVVFEGCQEVRDSLFGATLITGLVFSPVFALEGVEGRIFTPMGIAYLVVVLTSGLTALTVTPALCAILLPKGRLPTEETAIARFFKRIYGSILKFVMSSAKIILAIAFASLIATIIIVPNLGRIFLPEFQERSLVNTLTLYPGVSLEATNRAGFAMQDALKDDPRFDYIQLRSGRAPGDADAAGVNTAHLDVELSEKGIQDRPGSIEKIREEFAKLPGVAPNIGGFISHRMDEVLSGVRSAIAVKIFGPDLEELRLLGKQIEELMKSVNGIVDLQLEPQVPIPQIQIQFDRQQAGRYGLTVGEISNLIETALNGRVVSQVLEQQQTFDLLVWLPENARNNLETLGNLLIDTPAGQKIPLAQVANINYGTGPNTINRENVSRLIVVSANASGRDLRSIVNEIQQKVQQQVQLPAGYFIQYGGQFESEQRATQNLIIFSLIAFAIISVLMYLSVKSVPSTAMIMINLPLGLVGGVISVAFTSGIISVASLVGFITLFGVAARNGLLLVDNYNTKFAEGLPIKEVITQGSMERLNAILMTAFTSALGLGPLVIGTGAGKEILQPLAIVVLGGLFTSTLLTLVVIPALYTQFGKLLFPKLKQDKNKAELSQETGTFYPGSLSD; encoded by the coding sequence ATGTTAAGTACATTAATTCGTTGGTCAATTCGACACAGATATTTAGTGATTTTAGCGGCGGCGGTCATTATTATTTGGATTGTTCGGGTCGTTTCTCAAATGCCTGTTGATGTGTTTCCCGCCTTTGCACCGCCTCAAGTGGAAATCCAAACCGAAGCACCCGGACTCGCACCGGAAGAAGTGGAATCTTTAGTCACCTTACCCATTGAAAGTGCGATTAATGGCACACCAGGGGTAACAACGGTGCGTTCTGCGTCGGCGGTGGGATTATCGGTCGTTAAAGTAATTTTTAACTGGAATACTGATATTTTTCAAGCGAGACAATTGGTAACAGAACGTTTACAACAAGCACAAGAAAAACTACCTGATGGTGTTGAATCTCCTCAACTTTCTCCCATTAGTTCCCCCATTAGTACCGTTGTTCAATATGCCTTAACCTTAACGGATGATCAAAAATATACGGATTCGATTAATTCTCCTCAATCTGATAATAAATCCTCCTCAAAAATAAATTTAATGGAAGTTAGAAGATTAGTAGATTGGCAGATTACGAACCGTTTATTAGCGGTTTCTGGAGTGTCTCAAGTGGTCGTTTATGGGGGAGATATTCGTCAATATCAAGTCTTAGTTGACCCCGCCAAACTGAAGGCTTATGATGTTTCGTTACAGGCGATAACTGAAGCGACAGAACAAGCAAATACTAACGCACCCGGAGGATTTTTAACCAATCCTGACCAAGAATTTTTAATTCGAGGGGTGGGAAGAATTACCTCCATTGAAGATTTAAAAGAATCGGTGATTACCTCTCGCAATGGCATTCCCATCCGCTTAAAAGATGTGGCGGAAGTTCGACTCGGTGCAGCCTTAAAACGAGGGGATGGATGGTTAAATGGAAAACCTGCGGTTGTGATTTTAATTAATAAACAACCTCAAGCCGATACCCCAACGGTAACGCGAAATATTGAAGTGGCAATGGCAGAAGTTCAAGCGGGTTTACCAGAAGGAATTGAAATTCATAATACCTTTCGACAGGAAGATTTTATTGAAGCTTCGATTGAAAATGTTCGAGAAGCATTAATCGAAGGCAGCATAATTGTAGCCCTTATTTTAATTCCGTTTTTAATGAATTGGCGAGCGCTCGTTGTCAGTTTAACGGCTTTACCGTTATCGTTATTATTAGGATTATTGGGTTTGAATTTCTTAGGTCAAGGACTTAATACCATGACATTAGGGGGGTTAGCCGTTGCCATTGGAAATGCTGTTGATGATGCGATTGTTGATGCTGAAAATGTCTATTGTTGTTTACGCGAAAATCGATTATCTCCTCACCCTAGACCTGCCTTAGAAGTTGTGTTTGAAGGCTGCCAAGAAGTTCGGGACTCTTTATTTGGGGCAACATTAATTACAGGATTAGTGTTTTCCCCTGTATTTGCTTTAGAAGGCGTTGAAGGTCGAATTTTTACCCCGATGGGAATTGCCTATTTAGTGGTGGTTTTAACATCAGGATTAACCGCTTTAACGGTCACTCCTGCCCTGTGTGCTATTTTATTACCGAAAGGGCGATTACCTACAGAAGAAACAGCAATTGCTCGATTTTTTAAACGGATTTATGGGTCTATTTTAAAATTTGTCATGTCCTCTGCTAAAATAATTTTAGCGATCGCTTTTGCCAGTTTAATTGCTACAATTATTATTGTTCCTAACTTAGGACGGATCTTTTTACCCGAATTTCAAGAACGCTCTTTAGTCAATACCTTAACCCTCTATCCAGGGGTATCTTTAGAAGCAACAAATCGGGCAGGTTTTGCCATGCAAGATGCCTTAAAAGATGACCCTCGATTTGATTATATTCAATTACGTTCAGGACGTGCCCCTGGAGATGCAGATGCGGCAGGAGTGAATACCGCCCATTTAGACGTAGAACTCAGTGAAAAAGGTATTCAAGACCGACCTGGAAGTATTGAAAAAATCCGAGAAGAATTTGCCAAATTACCCGGAGTCGCCCCGAATATTGGGGGGTTTATTTCTCATAGAATGGATGAGGTTTTATCGGGGGTTAGAAGTGCCATTGCGGTTAAAATATTTGGCCCTGATTTAGAAGAATTACGACTGTTAGGAAAACAGATTGAAGAGTTAATGAAAAGTGTGAATGGTATTGTTGATTTACAACTGGAACCTCAAGTCCCCATTCCCCAAATTCAGATTCAATTTGACCGTCAACAAGCGGGACGCTATGGGTTAACCGTTGGGGAAATTTCTAACTTAATAGAAACCGCTTTAAATGGTCGAGTGGTGTCACAGGTTTTAGAACAACAACAAACCTTTGATTTATTAGTTTGGCTGCCCGAAAATGCCCGAAATAACTTAGAAACCTTGGGGAATTTATTAATTGATACTCCCGCAGGTCAAAAAATACCCTTAGCCCAAGTTGCTAACATTAATTATGGTACTGGCCCCAATACGATTAACCGTGAAAATGTCTCCCGTTTAATTGTGGTTTCAGCTAATGCCTCTGGTCGGGATTTACGGTCTATTGTGAATGAAATTCAACAAAAAGTTCAACAACAGGTGCAACTTCCGGCTGGGTATTTTATCCAATATGGCGGACAATTTGAATCGGAACAACGGGCAACTCAAAATTTAATTATTTTTAGCTTAATTGCCTTTGCTATTATCAGCGTTTTAATGTATTTATCGGTTAAATCTGTTCCTTCCACCGCTATGATTATGATTAATTTACCGTTAGGATTAGTGGGAGGAGTGATTTCCGTCGCCTTTACCAGTGGGATTATTTCCGTTGCCTCGTTGGTGGGATTTATTACTTTATTTGGCGTTGCGGCGAGAAATGGGTTATTATTAGTCGATAATTACAATACTAAATTTGCTGAAGGGTTGCCCATCAAAGAAGTTATTACTCAAGGGTCAATGGAACGCTTAAATGCGATTTTAATGACTGCTTTTACTTCCGCATTAGGGTTGGGGCCGTTAGTAATAGGAACTGGAGCCGGAAAGGAAATTTTGCAACCGTTAGCCATTGTGGTTTTAGGAGGATTATTTACATCAACTCTATTAACCTTAGTTGTCATTCCCGCACTCTATACTCAGTTTGGTAAACTGTTATTTCCGAAACTTAAACAGGATAAAAATAAGGCTGAACTGTCTCAAGAAACAGGAACCTTTTATCCAGGGTCTTTGTCAGATTAA
- a CDS encoding NAD(P)H-quinone oxidoreductase subunit H encodes MSRIETRTEPMVLNMGPHHPSMHGVLRLIVTLDGEDVVDCEPVIGYLHRGMEKIAENRTVVMYVPYVSRWDYAAGMFNEAVTVNAPERLAGVTVPKRAQYIRVIMLELNRIANHLLWLGPFLADVGAQTPFFYIFRERELIYDLWEAATGYRMVNNNYFRIGGVAADLPYGWVDKCRDFCDYFAPKIDEYERLITNNPIFRRRIEGLGVITREQAINWGLSGPMLRASGVKWDLRKVDHYECYDELDWDVHYETAGDCFARYLVRIREMRESVKILYQALDGLPGGPYENLEAKRMMEGPKSEWNGFDYQFIGKKIAPTFKIPQGEHYVRIESGKGELGIYIIGDDTVFPWRFKIRAADFCNLPILSELVRGEKVADLVAILGSIDIIMGSVDR; translated from the coding sequence ATGAGCAGAATAGAAACCCGCACAGAACCGATGGTCTTGAACATGGGGCCACACCATCCCTCCATGCACGGGGTCTTGCGGTTAATTGTGACCCTGGATGGGGAAGATGTGGTGGACTGTGAACCCGTCATTGGCTATCTGCATCGCGGTATGGAAAAAATCGCCGAAAATCGTACCGTTGTCATGTACGTTCCCTATGTTAGCCGTTGGGACTATGCGGCGGGAATGTTCAACGAAGCGGTCACGGTCAATGCTCCAGAACGATTAGCCGGAGTCACCGTCCCCAAACGGGCTCAATATATTCGGGTGATTATGCTGGAACTCAACCGCATCGCCAATCACCTGTTATGGCTTGGCCCGTTCCTGGCTGACGTCGGAGCCCAAACCCCATTCTTCTATATTTTCCGAGAACGGGAATTAATCTATGACCTCTGGGAAGCCGCCACAGGATACCGGATGGTGAATAATAACTATTTCCGCATTGGGGGGGTAGCGGCTGATTTACCCTATGGTTGGGTGGATAAATGTCGAGATTTCTGCGATTATTTCGCCCCCAAAATTGATGAATATGAACGCTTAATTACCAATAACCCGATTTTCCGACGTCGAATTGAAGGGTTAGGGGTAATTACCCGTGAACAGGCGATTAACTGGGGATTATCTGGCCCGATGTTACGGGCGTCTGGGGTGAAGTGGGATTTACGCAAAGTTGACCACTATGAATGTTATGACGAGTTAGACTGGGATGTCCACTACGAAACGGCCGGAGATTGTTTCGCTCGTTATTTAGTGCGGATTCGGGAAATGCGCGAATCCGTTAAAATCCTGTATCAAGCCTTAGACGGTTTACCCGGTGGCCCCTACGAGAATTTAGAAGCGAAACGGATGATGGAGGGGCCGAAATCTGAATGGAATGGCTTTGATTATCAATTTATTGGTAAGAAAATTGCCCCGACATTCAAAATTCCCCAAGGGGAACATTATGTACGGATTGAAAGTGGCAAAGGCGAACTCGGCATTTATATCATTGGGGATGATACTGTGTTTCCCTGGCGGTTCAAAATTCGAGCGGCGGATTTCTGTAATTTACCGATTCTCTCGGAATTAGTGCGCGGAGAAAAAGTTGCTGACTTAGTGGCAATTCTCGGTAGTATCGATATTATCATGGGCTCTGTTGACCGCTAG
- a CDS encoding CPBP family intramembrane glutamic endopeptidase, translating into MLVLLWLPLAAPFYLWVSDRNFVSIITLIFLYVEFLILIHFWAKLIYRESHPLTRYGLVFNSKNYQNYFKGLGLGLISLMGLFLIESLFGWVKWQSPNPDFFRISLEGFLVAFGVGFAEELFFRGWLLDELNRDYSPKIALGINSLIFASLHFIKPLSEIQRTALQFPGLVLLGSILVISKLAWFPASSPRLTLSPSGWLGLPMGLHGGLVWGYYMINVGKLIDYSDTVSEAITGIDQNPLAGVMGLFCLGAIAIFIWQKSLFRKLPQSSEFKL; encoded by the coding sequence ATGTTGGTGTTGCTTTGGCTCCCCTTGGCAGCACCTTTTTATTTATGGGTGAGCGATCGCAATTTTGTTAGTATTATTACATTGATTTTTCTCTATGTCGAGTTTCTGATTTTAATTCACTTTTGGGCAAAATTAATTTATCGTGAATCTCACCCCCTAACTCGTTATGGGTTAGTCTTTAACTCTAAAAATTATCAAAATTATTTTAAAGGATTAGGATTAGGATTAATCAGTTTAATGGGATTATTCTTAATCGAATCTCTATTCGGTTGGGTGAAATGGCAATCTCCAAATCCCGATTTTTTCAGAATTAGTTTAGAAGGGTTTTTAGTTGCCTTTGGAGTGGGGTTTGCAGAAGAATTATTTTTTAGAGGATGGTTACTTGATGAATTAAACCGAGATTATTCCCCGAAAATAGCATTAGGAATAAATAGTTTAATTTTTGCAAGTTTACATTTTATTAAACCTTTATCCGAAATTCAAAGAACAGCCTTACAATTTCCGGGGTTAGTGTTATTAGGATCAATTTTAGTGATCTCTAAACTAGCTTGGTTTCCCGCTTCTTCCCCTCGTTTAACGTTAAGTCCGTCTGGTTGGTTGGGTTTACCGATGGGGTTGCATGGGGGGTTAGTTTGGGGTTATTATATGATTAATGTGGGAAAACTCATTGATTATTCTGACACGGTTTCTGAGGCAATTACCGGAATTGATCAAAATCCGTTAGCTGGGGTGATGGGGTTGTTTTGTTTGGGTGCGATCGCAATTTTTATCTGGCAAAAATCGTTATTTCGGAAATTGCCTCAATCCTCAGAATTTAAACTTTAA